From one Candidatus Sulfotelmatobacter sp. genomic stretch:
- a CDS encoding DUF507 family protein — MLFSKEYVGYLAREVTKKLIAGKFIETSAVPAVSERVNAALVDELSLEDRINDEVRVILEAYADEMNKTGANYQEMFRKVKTELVRKYKAVL, encoded by the coding sequence ATGCTTTTCTCCAAAGAGTATGTGGGCTATCTGGCCCGCGAAGTCACAAAGAAATTGATCGCTGGCAAGTTCATCGAGACTTCGGCGGTCCCCGCCGTCTCCGAGCGGGTGAACGCAGCTTTGGTCGACGAGTTGTCGCTCGAGGACCGCATCAATGACGAGGTGCGCGTGATCCTGGAAGCCTACGCCGACGAGATGAACAAGACTGGCGCCAACTACCAGGAAATGTTCCGCAAAGTGAAAACCGAGTTAGTGCGCAAATACAAGGCGGTGCTGTGA
- a CDS encoding DUF507 family protein, translating into MRISRDKVNVLARAVSDVLKQMDEVEFIEDPNTIRQETRKILEELLNQEARIDVAARQKIESQKRTILEGSQEWDILYRKYYNEEVKKLGV; encoded by the coding sequence GTGAGAATCAGCCGCGACAAAGTGAACGTACTTGCTCGCGCGGTTTCCGATGTCCTCAAGCAGATGGACGAGGTCGAGTTCATCGAAGACCCCAACACCATCCGCCAGGAAACACGGAAGATTCTCGAAGAACTGCTCAACCAGGAGGCGCGCATCGACGTCGCCGCCCGCCAGAAAATCGAGAGCCAGAAGCGCACCATCCTTGAAGGCTCACAGGAGTGGGACATCCTCTACCGGAAGTACTACAACGAGGAAGTGAAGAAGCTCGGCGTGTAG